A region of Denticeps clupeoides chromosome 19, fDenClu1.1, whole genome shotgun sequence DNA encodes the following proteins:
- the LOC114769065 gene encoding extracellular calcium-sensing receptor-like has protein sequence MWISQAPALALLLIHWVFGQKPPVSETGSVICKLQGTSAQPALSKQGDFLIGGIFAFHYDFILEQNYTRHPLPLQCTGRLYSRELRFARAMEFAIQEINNRLDILPNVTLGYQIYDSCGTLPMAVKVAFQFANGLDPGFIIDPSCQAVAKVAAVIGDSNSTPSIGIARLLGLFRVPQVSHFATCACLSDKRQYPAFFRTIPSDHYQAAALAQLVKHFGWTWIGAIRSDSDYGNNGMASFLKAAQKEGICVEYSVAFSSSNPHSKVERVAEIIRSSTSKTIVAFTNAIDIRILMEELTKKTTPLFQWIGCEAWLTDPEVLKFGELAGALGFGIERSIIPRFREFLLDLSAVQVTESPILQEFWEDTFNCRLAQHHSNLDTGKGLKICTGTENLSAVNVPYTDTSQLRISNMVYKAMYAIAHAIHGVVCKDNENQQPQCNKNTVVQPYQVLEQLKKVNFTTNGYPVGFDSNGDPVPTYELVNWQESEDGTLHFVTVGRYDASKPKDQQFSMSRNISWMNKQSPVPVSVCSVSCHPGTRKAAQKGRPVCCYDCLPCGEGEISNETDSTDCISCPDESWPNSQRDECLPKLVEFLSLDEVLGIILAVCSIAGACMVAAVAVIFYRHRTSPIVRANNSELSFLLLFSLTLCFLCSLTFIGQPSDWSCMLRHTAFGITFVLCISCVLGKTIVVLTAFKATIPGNSIMKWFGPPQQRMTVVCFTSVQALICTLWLVLSPPFPIKNMSLYKERIILECNLGSAGAFWAVLGYIGLLAFLCFVLAFLARKLPDNFNEAKFITFSMLIFCAVWITFIPTYVSSPGKFTVAVEIFAILASSFGLMACIFVPKCFIIIFRPEQNTKKHLMGKVPSKSL, from the exons ATGTGGATCTCACAGGCTCCAGCTCTGGCACTTCTTCTAATTCACTGGGTTTTTGGGCAAAAGCCTCCTGTGTCTGAAACAGGATCTGTCATCTGTAAATTACAAGGGACATCTGCACAACCTGCACTCTCCAAGCAGGGGGATTTTTTAATTGGGGgaatttttgcatttcattatgACTTCATTTTGGAGCAAAACTACACTAGGCATCCTCTGCCTTTGCAGTGCACTGGAAG ACTGTACTCTCGGGAGCTCCGTTTTGCTCGTGCCATGGAATTTGCAATACAGGAGATTAACAACAGACTGGACATCTTACCCAATGTTACGCTGGGCTACCAGATATATGATTCCTGTGGCACTCTGCCTATGGCTGTAAAAGTTGCTTTCCAGTTTGCGAATGGCCTAGATCCTGGATTTATAATAGATCCCTCTTGTCAAGCGGTGGCTAAAGTTGCAGCTGTCATTGGAGACTCAAATTCGACACCAAGCATAGGCATTGCTCGTCTCCTGGGTCTTTTCAGAGTTCCACAG GTGAGCCACTTTGCCACCTGCGCCTGTCTGAGTGATAAGCGGCAGTATCCTGCTTTCTTCAGAACCATCCCCAGTGACCACTACCAGGCAGCTGCACTGGCCCAACTGGTCAAACACTTTGGCTGGACGTGGATCGGTGCCATTCGCAGCGATTCTGACTATGGTAACAATGGGATGGCATCATTCCTAAAAGCTGCACAAAAAGAGGGTATTTGTGTTGAGTACTCTGTGGCTTTCTCAAGTTCAAATCCTCATAGCAAGGTGGAAAGAGTTGCTGAAATCATACGCAGTTCAACATCAAAAACCATTGTTGCTTTTACCAACGCAATCGATATTCGTATTCTAATGGAggagttaacaaaaaaaacaacccctCTGTTTCAATGGATTGGCTGTGAGGCATGGTTAACAGATCCAGAAGTCCTCAAGTTTGGAGAGCTAGCTGGTGCTCTTGGGTTTGGTATTGAGCGTTCTATCATCCCTAGATTTCGGGAGTTCCTTCTAGACCTTTCTGCAGTACAAGTGACAGAATCACCCATACTTCAGGAGTTCTGGGAAGACACATTTAATTGTAGACTTGCTCAACATCACTCAAACCTCGACACTGGGAAAGGACTTAAAATATGTACTGGCACTGAGAACTTGAGTGCTGTTAATGTTCCCTACACTGATACATCACAGTTACGAATATCCAACATGGTGTATAAAGCAATGTATGCCATTGCTCATGCTATTCATGGTGTTGTGTGTAAGGACAATGAAAACCAACAACCTCAATGCAACAAAAACACAGTTGTGCAACCATATCAG GTCCTTGAACAACTTAAAAAAGTGAATTTCACAACAAATGGATACCCTGTTGGCTTTGATTCTAATGGGGACCCTGTACCCACATATGAGCTTGTCAACTGGCAAGAATCTGAGGATGGGACCCTGCATTTTGTGACAGTGGGTCGTTATGATGCATCTAAACCTAAAGATCAGCAGTTCAGCATGAGCAGGAACATCAGCTGGATGAACAAACAATCACCA GTTCCTGTATCAGTTTGTAGTGTGAGCTGTCACCCAGGAACCAGGAAGGCAGCACAGAAAGGAAGGCCTGTGTGTTGCTATGACTGTCTACCATGTGGTGAGGGGGAGATCAGTAATGAAACAG ATTCTACAGACTGTATTTCCTGTCCTGATGAGTCCTGGCCAAATTCTCAGAGAGATGAATGCCTGCCTAAACTCGTTGAATTCCTTTCACTGGATGAGGTTCTGGGGATCATACTGGCTGTTTGTTCCATTGCAGGAGCCTGTATGGTTGCTGCAGTGGCTGTTATATTCTACAGACACAGGACCTCTCCCATTGTCAGAGCCAATAACTCTGAGCTGAGtttcctgctgctcttctcactgactctgtgttttctttgctcTCTTACATTCATCGGACAGCCATCTGACTGGTCCTGTATGCTGCGTCACACTGCATTTGGAatcacatttgtcctctgcatatcCTGTGTTCTGGGGAAAACAATAGTTGTCTTAACAGCTTTTAAGGCAACAATTCCAGGCAATAGTATTATGAAGTGGTTTGGTCCTCCACAGCAAAGAATGACTGTTGTCTGTTTTACATCTGTACAGGCCCTGATATGCACCTTGTGGTTGGTGTTGTCACCCCCATTTCCCATTAAGAATATGTCACTGTACAAAGAAAGAATCATTCTTGAATGTAACCTGGGTTCTGCTGGGGCTTTCTGGGCCGTGTTGGGTTATATTGGTCTCCTGGCTTTCTTGTGCTTTGTCTTGGCTTTTCTGGCTCGTAAGCTGCCTGATAACTTTAATGAGGccaaattcatcacattcagcATGCTAATATTCTGTGCTGTCTGGATCACCTTTATCCCAACTTATGTCAGCTCTCCTGGCAAGTTCACTGTAGCTGTGGagatttttgccattttagcaTCAAGTTTTGGCTTGATGGCTTGTATATTTGTTCCAAAGTGTTTCATAATCATATTCAGACCAGAACAGAATACCAAGAAGCATCTTATGGGAAAGGTTCCATCTAAGTCTCTCTAA
- the LOC114769141 gene encoding extracellular calcium-sensing receptor-like, translated as MWISQAPALALLLIHWVFGQKPPVSETGSVICKLQGTSAQPALSKQGDFLIGGIFAFHYDFILEQNYTRHPLPLQCTGRLYSRELRFARAMEFAIQEINNRLDILPNVTLGYQIYDSCGTLPMAVKVAFQFANGLDPGFIIDPSCQAVAKVAAVIGDSNSTPSIGIARLLGLFRVPQVSHFATCACLSDKRQYPAFFRTIPSDHYQAAALAQLVKHFGWTWIGAIRSDSDYGNNGMASFLKAAQKEGICVEYSVAFSSSSPQSKVERVAEIIRSSTSKTIVAFTNSVDIRILMEELTKKTTPLLQWIGCEAWLTDPEVLKFGELAGALGFGIERSIIPRFREFLLDLSAVQVTESPILQELWEDTFNCRLAQHQSNLDTGKGLKICTGTENLSAVNVPYTDTSQLRISNMVYKAMYAIAHAIHGVVCKDNENQQPQCNKNTVVQPYQVLEQLKKVNFTTNGYPVGFDSNGDPVPTYELVNWQESEDGTLHFVTVGRYDASKPKDQQFSMSRNISWMNKQSPVPVSVCSVRCHPGTRKAAQKGRPVCCYDCLPCGEGEISNETDSTDCISCPDEYWPNSQRDECLPKLVEFLSLDEVLGIILAVCSIAGACMVVAVAVIFYRHRASPIVRANNSELSFLLLFSLTLCFLCSLTFIGQPSDWSCMLRHTAFGITFVLCISCVLGKTIVVLTAFKATIPGNSIMKWFGPPQQRMTVVCFTSVQALICTLWLVLSPPFPIKNMSLYKERIILECNLGSAGAFWAVLGYIGLLAFLCFVLAFLARKLPDNFNEAKFITFSMLIFCAVWITFIPTYVSSPGKFTVAVEIFAILASSFGLMACIFVPKCFIIIFRPEQNTKKHLMGKVPSKSL; from the exons ATGTGGATCTCACAGGCTCCAGCTCTGGCACTTCTTCTAATTCACTGGGTTTTTGGGCAAAAGCCTCCTGTGTCTGAAACAGGATCTGTCATCTGTAAATTACAAGGGACATCTGCACAACCTGCACTCTCCAAGCAGGGGGATTTTTTAATTGGGGgaatttttgcatttcattatgACTTCATTTTGGAGCAAAACTACACTAGGCATCCTCTGCCTTTGCAGTGCACTGGAAG ACTGTACTCTCGGGAGCTCCGTTTTGCTCGTGCCATGGAATTTGCAATACAGGAGATTAACAACAGACTGGACATCTTACCCAATGTTACGCTGGGCTACCAGATATATGATTCCTGTGGCACTCTGCCTATGGCTGTAAAAGTTGCTTTCCAGTTTGCGAATGGCCTAGATCCTGGATTTATAATAGATCCCTCTTGTCAAGCGGTGGCTAAAGTTGCAGCTGTCATTGGAGACTCAAATTCGACACCAAGCATAGGCATTGCTCGTCTCCTGGGTCTTTTCAGAGTTCCACAG GTGAGCCACTTTGCCACCTGCGCCTGTCTGAGTGATAAGCGGCAGTATCCTGCTTTCTTCAGAACCATCCCCAGTGACCACTACCAGGCAGCTGCACTGGCCCAACTGGTCAAACACTTTGGCTGGACGTGGATCGGTGCCATTCGCAGCGATTCTGACTATGGTAACAATGGGATGGCATCATTCCTGAAAGCTGCACAAAAAGAGGGTATTTGTGTTGAGTACTCTGTGGCTTTCTCAAGTTCAAGTCCTCAAAGCAAGGTGGAAAGAGTTGCGGAAATCATACGTAGTTCAACATCAAAAACCATTGTTGCTTTTACCAACTCAGTTGATATTCGTATTCTAATGGaggaattaacaaaaaaaacgacCCCTCTGTTACAATGGATTGGCTGTGAGGCATGGTTAACAGATCCAGAGGTCCTCAAGTTTGGAGAGCTAGCTGGTGCTCTTGGGTTTGGTATTGAGCGTTCTATCATCCCTAGATTTCGGGAGTTCCTTCTAGACCTTTCTGCAGTACAAGTGACAGAATCACCCATACTTCAGGAACTCTGGGAAGACACATTTAATTGTAGACTGGCTCAACATCAGTCAAACCTCGACACTGGGAAAGGACTTAAAATATGTACTGGCACTGAGAACTTGAGTGCTGTTAATGTTCCCTACACTGATACATCACAGTTACGAATATCCAACATGGTGTATAAAGCAATGTATGCCATTGCTCATGCTATTCATGGTGTTGTGTGTAAGGACAATGAAAACCAACAACCTCAATGCAACAAAAACACAGTTGTGCAACCATATCAG GTCCTTGAACAACTTAAAAAAGTGAATTTCACAACAAATGGATACCCTGTTGGCTTTGATTCTAATGGGGACCCTGTACCCACATATGAGCTTGTCAACTGGCAAGAATCTGAGGATGGGACCCTGCATTTTGTGACAGTGGGTCGTTATGATGCATCTAAACCTAAAGATCAGCAGTTCAGCATGAGCAGGAACATCAGCTGGATGAACAAACAATCACCA GTTCCTGTATCAGTTTGTAGTGTGAGGTGTCACCCAGGAACCAGGAAGGCAGCACAGAAAGGAAGGCCTGTGTGTTGCTATGACTGTCTACCATGTGGTGAGGGGGAGATCAGTAATGAAACAG ATTCTACAGACTGTATTTCCTGTCCTGATGAGTATTGGCCAAATTCTCAGAGAGATGAATGCCTGCCTAAACTCGTTGAGTTCCTGTCACTGGATGAGGTTCTTGGGATCATACTGGCTGTTTGTTCCATTGCAGGAGCCTGTATGGTTGTTGCGGTGGCTGTTATATTCTACAGACACAGAGCATCCCCCATTGTCAGAGCCAATAACTCTGAGCTGAGtttcctgctgctcttctcactgactctgtgttttctttgctcTCTTACATTCATCGGACAGCCATCTGACTGGTCCTGTATGCTGCGTCACACTGCATTTGGAatcacatttgtcctctgcatatcCTGTGTTCTGGGGAAAACAATAGTTGTCTTAACAGCTTTTAAGGCAACAATTCCAGGCAATAGTATTATGAAATGGTTTGGTCCTCCACAGCAAAGAATGACTGTTGTCTGTTTTACATCTGTACAGGCCCTGATATGCACCTTGTGGTTGGTGTTGTCACCCCCATTTCCCATTAAGAATATGTCACTGTACAAAGAAAGAATCATTCTTGAATGTAACCTGGGTTCAGCTGGGGCTTTCTGGGCCGTGTTGGGTTATATTGGCCTCCTGGCTTTCTTGTGCTTTGTCTTGGCTTTTCTGGCTCGTAAGCTGCCTGATAACTTTAATGAAGCCAAATTCATTACATTCAGCATGCTGATATTCTGTGCTGTCTGGATCACCTTTATCCCAACTTATGTCAGCTCTCCTGGCAAGTTCACTGTAGCTGTGGagatttttgccattttagcGTCAAGTTTTGGACTGATGGCTTGTATATTTGTTCCAAAGTGTTTCATAATCATATTCAGACCAGAACAGAATACCAAGAAGCATCTTATGGGAAAGGTTCCGTCTAAGTCTCTCTAA